The Maniola jurtina chromosome 1, ilManJurt1.1, whole genome shotgun sequence genome has a window encoding:
- the LOC123868812 gene encoding ER membrane protein complex subunit 4 has translation MSQVKSSKKIKWALDFNQKNKTQMSELPSPPGYSQSTSSNYTESSKDTDSNLLLIKKLWDVALGPLKQVPMNLFIMYMAGNSISIFPIMMVGMLIVRPVKALFSTQSTFKMVEGTQAAGQKFVYIIGNIVNILLALYKCQSMGLLPTHSSDWLAFEEPITRVEYIGGGLSML, from the exons ATGTCACAAGTAAAATCtagcaaaaaaattaagtggGCCTTGGATTTCAACCAAAA gaATAAAACGCAGATGTCAGAGCTGCCTTCTCCTCCAGGATATAGTCAATCCACTAGCTCAAACTATACAGAATCATCTAAAGATACAGACTCCAATCTTCTTTTGATCAAAAAGCTGTGGGATGTTGCTCTTGGACCTTTGAAGCAGGTGCCGATGAATCTTTTTATAATGTATATGGCAGGCAATTCTATTTCGATATTTCCAATTATGATGGTGGGAATGCTGATTGTTAGACCAGTGAAGGCTTTGTTTTCAACACAGAGCACATTTAAGATGGTGGAAGGTACTCAAGCCGCTGGACAAAAGTTTGTTTACATTATTGGTAACATAGTGAATATATTGTTAGCTCTATATAAATGCCAGAGCATGGGACTTTTGCCTACTCATTCCAGTGATTGGTTAGCATTTGAGGAGCCAATAACCAGAGTGGAATACATTGGAGGGGGGCTATCAATGTTATAA
- the LOC123868670 gene encoding tyrosine aminotransferase yields MSQRIRRSQEWEVRASTLARKTTNPIRRIVENLQVEPNPDKELIALSIGDPTTFGNLNPPEQVLQAIRESIELHKSRGYAPSKGHYEARVAVAKYSAHQGDVSPEDVILTSGCSHAIEMVITAIAERGQNILVPRPGFSIYQTLSEGFGIKTKYYNLLPNAHWKIDLYDLESQIDDDTVAIVINNPSNPCGSVYDKEHLYEILDIASRNRVPIIADEIYEHFVFSDHKFTPISSISKDVPVLTCSGLTKRFLVPGWRMGWIVIHDRNNVLGKEIRQALSNLSMRILGPSALIQTALPAILEYTPQSFFDDVLLFIETQAKLAFKELRTAPGLRPIEPQGAMYMMIGIQMSLFPEFEDECQFVESLVTEQSVFCLPGQCFEYPNYMRIVLTVPEDKLKEACQRIKIFCKEHVIGGKRKEIENNDIENEVKVICEEITNVV; encoded by the exons ATGTCGCAACGTATTCGTCGCAGCCAGGAGTGGGAGGTGCGTGCTTCGACTTTAGCCCGCAAAACCACCAACCCCATACGACGAATTGTCGAGAACTTACAAGTGGAACCTAATCCTGACAAGGAACTTATTGCTCTTTCTATAG GTGATCCAACAACTTTCGGAAATCTTAACCCTCCAGAGCAAGTATTGCAAGCTATTCGGGAAAGTATTGAATTACATAAAAGTAGAGGCTACGCTCCATCGAAGGGTCACTATGAAGCTAGAGTTGCAGTGGCTAAGTACAGCGCCCATCAGGGTGATGTCAGTCCCGAGGACGTAATCTTAACTAGTGGTTGTTCCCACGCCATTGAAATGGTAATCACAGCTATTGCAGAGCGTGGACAAAATATCCTCGTACCTCGACCAGGATTCTCCATATATCAAACTTTGTCAGAAGGTTTTGGAATAAAaacgaaatattataatttattg CCAAACGCACATTGGAAAATAGATCTTTACGATTTAGAAAGCCAGATAGACGATGATACTGTTGCTATAGTTATTAACAATCCATCAAATCCGTGTGGTTCGGTGTATGATAAGGAacatttatatgaaattttagATATAGCCTCCAGAAACAGAGTGCCCATTATAGCCGATGAAATATATGAACACTTCGTGTTCTCCGACCACAAATTTACACCCATATCTTCTATATCCAAAGATGTTCCTGTACTAACATGCAGTGGGCTTACAAAGCGATTTTTAGTTCCTGGTTGGCGAATGGGCTGGATCGTTATTCATGACCGAAATAATGTCCTGGGGAAGGAAATAAGACAGGCTTTATCTAATTTGTCCATGAGAATTCTCGGACCCAGCGCGTTAATACAGACTGCATTACCGGCCATTCTAGAATACACGCCGCAAAGTTTCTTCGACGATGTGTTGTTGTTTATCGAG acccAAGCTAAGTTAGCTTTTAAGGAATTAAGAACCGCTCCCGGACTGCGGCCGATTGAGCCCCAAGGAGCTATGTATATGATGATAGGCATACAAATGTCTCTATTTCCTGAGTTTGAGGATGAATGCCAGTTCGTTGAAAGCCTCGTGACGGAACAATCTGTTTTCTGTTTGCCAGGACAG tgCTTTGAGTATCCTAACTACATGCGAATTGTATTAACCGTACCAGAAGACAAACTAAAGGAGGCGtgtcaaagaataaaaatattttgcaaagAGCATGTAATAGGGGGAAAGAGAAAGGAAATAGAAAACAACGATATTGAGAATGAAGTGAAAGTTATATGTGAAGAAATAACCAATGTCGTGTGA